In the genome of Candidatus Baltobacteraceae bacterium, the window AGACGCCGTAGCTGCCGTCGGTGAAGCGGCTCGCGCCCGAATAGGCGAATGAGGCGATCACGATTTCATTGCGGGGCTTTGAGACCGCCTCGATCTCGTCGAGCGCGCCGCGATCGGTGACGGAGGGAAGGCGGTCGGCGATGCGCTCTTCGTTGCGGCGATGGGCGATCACGCGAAACGTGCGCTTTTTGCGGAAGCGCGCTACCATCCGCGTTCGGCGTCGAGGTAGGCGCGCACCGCGGATAGACTTTCGAACGAGCCGTCGAGCAGAAGATCTTTCGCGCTCTTGCCCTTGAAGAGCGGGTGCGCGTTGGGCTTCGCAATCCAAGCGTCGGCGAGCGATGCATCGGGAAGGAGGATGTTGATCGCCTTGAAGATGCCGAGCAGCATCGAGATGCGCTGCAGCGTGTCGTAGGAGAGCAGGGCGGAGTCCGGATCGCGCATGTATTTGGTGTAGGTCGACTGCGGAAGCACGCCGAGGAGAATGCGCTGCTCGATCGGAGCGAGCTTCCAGTGCGCCGCGATGTCTTTGAAGGCGCGGATCGCGGTGGGCGAGAGCGCTTTGAGTTTGCCCGGGGAGCGCGCGAACTCGATGGCGGAGGGCGCCGGGGCCAGAGTGGTCATCTGCTCATTATAGCAGGCTAGTTCGTTACACGCTAGATATGGCGGCTGTCCCTCGACTACGTTTCGCGGAGCCTGTCCTGAGCGAGCGCAGCGAGTCGAAGGGCTCGGGATGACAAAGCGCGGGATGTGACGTGACCGAACAAGCGACGTGCTATCATTTGGGGATGCGACTCATGCTACTCATCTGCGCGCTCTTCGCGGCACTAAGCGCCCCCGCGCTGGCCATCACGCTGACACGGGTGATCATCACCAACACCACCGACGCGTGTGTCTATTACACCGCGCAGGAGGCGGACGTCAAAGGCACGCAAGGTTTCGGGCCGATCCGCGCTCACCGGACCGAGGACTATATCTGGCATACCAAACAATCCCCCGCCCGCGAATACTACCTCGAATGGACGGCGAACGATTGCAAAAGCAATCGCGTCCTCTACAAGGATTTCGAAA includes:
- a CDS encoding antitoxin Xre-like helix-turn-helix domain-containing protein, with the protein product MTTLAPAPSAIEFARSPGKLKALSPTAIRAFKDIAAHWKLAPIEQRILLGVLPQSTYTKYMRDPDSALLSYDTLQRISMLLGIFKAINILLPDASLADAWIAKPNAHPLFKGKSAKDLLLDGSFESLSAVRAYLDAERGW